From the genome of Amycolatopsis sp. NBC_01488, one region includes:
- the rapZ gene encoding RNase adapter RapZ — translation MEVAVVSGLSGAGRSTAAKCLEDLGWFVVDNLPPELIATMVELGAQARGAITKVAVVMDVRSRAFTDDLASVIKDLDARGYKPRVLFLEATDAVLVRRFEAVRRGHPMQGDGRLADGITAERTLLEPLREEADLVLDTSSLSVHDLRAKIEDAFGSEASTQTRVTVLSFGYKYGLPMDADLVMDVRFLPNPFWIPELREHTGLDGEVRNYVLSQEGAEEFLDRYHQLLRLIGAGYKREGKRYLTLAVGCTGGKHRSVALSVELAQRLSKEDGMAVKVVHRDLGRE, via the coding sequence ATGGAGGTAGCGGTCGTGTCCGGGCTGTCCGGAGCGGGCCGCAGCACGGCGGCCAAGTGCCTGGAGGACCTGGGCTGGTTCGTCGTCGACAACCTGCCCCCGGAGCTGATCGCGACGATGGTCGAGCTGGGCGCGCAGGCGCGCGGCGCGATCACCAAGGTGGCGGTGGTGATGGACGTGCGCTCGCGCGCGTTCACCGACGACCTCGCCTCGGTCATCAAGGACCTCGACGCGCGGGGCTACAAGCCGCGCGTGCTGTTCCTGGAGGCGACCGACGCGGTGCTGGTGCGGCGCTTCGAGGCCGTCCGCCGCGGCCACCCGATGCAGGGTGACGGCCGCCTCGCCGACGGCATCACGGCGGAGCGGACGCTGCTGGAGCCGCTGCGCGAAGAAGCCGACCTGGTGCTCGACACGTCGTCGCTCTCGGTGCACGACCTGCGCGCCAAGATCGAGGACGCGTTCGGGTCCGAGGCGAGCACCCAGACCCGGGTCACCGTGCTGTCCTTCGGCTACAAGTACGGCCTGCCGATGGACGCCGACCTGGTGATGGACGTCCGGTTCCTGCCGAACCCGTTCTGGATCCCGGAGCTGCGCGAACACACGGGCCTCGACGGCGAGGTCCGCAACTACGTCCTCTCGCAGGAGGGCGCCGAGGAGTTCCTCGACCGCTACCACCAGCTGCTGCGGCTGATCGGCGCCGGGTACAAGCGTGAGGGCAAGCGGTACCTGACGCTGGCCGTCGGCTGCACCGGCGGCAAGCACCGCAGCGTGGCGCTGTCCGTGGAGCTCGCCCAGCGTCTGTCCAAAGAGGACGGTATGGCCGTGAAGGTGGTGCACCGCGACCTTGGTCGTGAATAA
- a CDS encoding S1 family peptidase: MSTLRTLGAACTAAVALTLAGGAVASAGVQPNIVGGTTAPTVSWGAQVYVNTPGRDFQGFNCSGTVIAARWVMTAVHCLDQDGSGMHVKVGSNTLFSGTQIAVDGKYESPNGDIALLHLASATSTGPITLGSADPSTGSTNQLYGWGRTTPTGPPASALKTANVQVTGRSTDAYGGRAIQSVGINGSAWKGDSGGPEVSNGVQVGVASTVQNQSGTNTRGTNNYASVASSRSWIRTTAGV; this comes from the coding sequence GTGAGCACTCTTCGCACCCTCGGCGCCGCGTGCACGGCCGCCGTCGCGCTGACCCTCGCGGGTGGCGCCGTCGCTTCCGCCGGCGTCCAGCCGAACATCGTCGGCGGCACGACCGCCCCCACCGTCTCGTGGGGCGCCCAGGTGTACGTGAACACGCCGGGGCGCGACTTCCAGGGCTTCAACTGCTCGGGCACGGTGATCGCCGCGCGCTGGGTCATGACGGCGGTGCACTGCCTCGACCAGGACGGCTCCGGCATGCACGTCAAGGTCGGCAGCAACACGCTGTTCTCCGGCACGCAGATCGCCGTCGACGGGAAGTACGAGTCCCCGAACGGCGACATCGCGCTGCTGCACCTGGCCTCGGCGACCAGCACCGGGCCGATCACCCTCGGCAGCGCGGACCCGTCGACGGGCAGCACCAACCAGCTCTACGGCTGGGGCCGCACCACCCCGACCGGCCCGCCGGCGTCGGCGCTGAAGACGGCGAACGTCCAGGTGACCGGCCGGTCCACGGACGCGTACGGCGGCCGCGCGATCCAGAGCGTCGGCATCAACGGCTCGGCCTGGAAGGGCGACTCGGGCGGCCCCGAGGTGTCGAACGGCGTGCAGGTCGGCGTCGCGTCGACGGTCCAGAACCAGAGCGGCACGAACACGCGCGGCACGAACAACTACGCGAGCGTGGCGTCGAGCCGGTCCTGGATCCGGACGACCGCGGGCGTCTGA
- the rpe gene encoding ribulose-phosphate 3-epimerase: MIAPSILSADFARLGEEIAAVAGGRETRADWVHVDVMDAHFVPNLTLGLPVVQALLKSTDVPIDCHLMIDDPDRWAIGYAEAGAYNVTVHAEAAKDPVALAKNLRAAGAKAGLSLKPATALEPWLDVLKHYDTLLVMSVEPGFGGQSFIADVLEKVRTARRLVDTGHLKLIVEIDGGINAETIEQAAEAGVDCFVAGSAVYGAGDPGKAVAALREQAARGRAG, encoded by the coding sequence CTGATCGCCCCCAGCATCCTGTCCGCGGACTTCGCCCGGCTCGGCGAGGAGATCGCCGCCGTCGCCGGCGGCCGGGAGACCCGCGCCGACTGGGTCCACGTCGACGTCATGGACGCGCACTTCGTGCCCAACCTGACCCTCGGCCTGCCCGTCGTCCAGGCGCTGCTGAAGAGCACCGACGTGCCCATCGACTGCCACCTGATGATCGACGACCCGGACCGCTGGGCGATCGGGTACGCCGAGGCCGGCGCCTACAACGTCACCGTGCACGCCGAAGCGGCGAAGGACCCGGTCGCGCTGGCCAAGAACCTGCGCGCCGCGGGCGCGAAGGCCGGCCTCTCGCTCAAGCCGGCCACCGCGCTCGAGCCGTGGCTCGACGTGCTCAAGCACTACGACACGCTGCTGGTCATGTCGGTCGAGCCGGGCTTCGGCGGGCAGTCGTTCATCGCCGACGTGCTGGAGAAGGTGCGCACCGCGCGACGGCTGGTCGACACCGGGCACCTGAAGCTGATCGTCGAGATCGACGGCGGGATCAACGCCGAGACCATCGAACAGGCCGCCGAGGCGGGCGTCGACTGCTTCGTCGCCGGATCCGCCGTCTACGGCGCCGGCGACCCGGGCAAGGCGGTCGCCGCGCTGCGCGAGCAGGCGGCCCGCGGCCGGGCCGGCTGA
- a CDS encoding bifunctional 3,4-dihydroxy-2-butanone-4-phosphate synthase/GTP cyclohydrolase II has translation MSETSAAEPAAGWTPCGTGAVFDADAIERAITDIAAGRAVVVVDDEDRENEGDLIFAAEKATPELLAFMVRYTSGYVCVALTEAEADRLDLPPMYHTNQDARGTAYSVTVDAAEGISTGISAADRAHTTRLLADPASTAKDFRRPGHVVPLRAKEGGVLRRPGHTEASVDLARMAGLAPAGVLCEIVSQKEEGDMARRDELEVFAADHDLAIITIADLIAYRRRTEKQVERVAEARIPLAAGTFRAVGYDSLLDGIEHVAFVYGEIGDGQDILVRVHSECLTGDVFGSLRCDCGPQLEAALEAVAAEGRGVVLYIRGHEGRGIGLLHKLQAYQLQDDGADTVDANLALGVPADARDYGTGAQILCDLGVRTMRLLSNNPAKRIGLEGYGLRVTGRVPLPISPNPENLRYLRTKRDRMGHDLAQLEHYDQVGAGPEHPDGGAL, from the coding sequence ATGAGTGAGACGAGCGCGGCAGAGCCCGCGGCGGGCTGGACCCCGTGCGGCACCGGGGCGGTGTTCGACGCCGACGCCATCGAGCGGGCGATCACGGACATCGCGGCGGGCCGTGCGGTCGTCGTGGTCGACGACGAGGACCGCGAGAACGAGGGCGACCTCATCTTCGCGGCGGAGAAGGCGACGCCGGAGCTGCTGGCGTTCATGGTGCGCTACACCTCGGGCTACGTCTGCGTGGCGCTGACCGAGGCCGAGGCCGACCGGCTGGACCTGCCGCCGATGTACCACACGAACCAGGATGCGCGGGGCACCGCGTACAGCGTCACGGTCGACGCCGCCGAGGGCATCAGCACCGGCATCTCCGCCGCCGACCGGGCGCACACGACCCGGCTGCTCGCCGACCCGGCGTCGACCGCGAAGGACTTCCGCCGTCCCGGCCACGTCGTGCCGCTGCGCGCGAAGGAGGGCGGCGTGCTGCGCCGGCCCGGGCACACCGAGGCGTCGGTCGACCTGGCCCGGATGGCCGGGCTCGCGCCGGCGGGCGTGCTCTGCGAGATCGTGTCGCAGAAGGAAGAGGGCGACATGGCCCGCCGCGACGAGCTCGAGGTCTTCGCGGCCGACCACGACCTGGCGATCATCACCATCGCCGACCTGATCGCCTACCGCCGCCGCACCGAGAAGCAGGTCGAGCGGGTCGCCGAGGCACGGATTCCGCTGGCGGCGGGCACGTTCCGCGCGGTCGGCTACGACTCGCTGCTGGACGGCATCGAGCACGTCGCGTTCGTCTACGGCGAGATCGGCGACGGCCAGGACATCCTCGTGCGCGTCCACTCCGAGTGCCTGACCGGCGACGTCTTCGGCTCGCTGCGCTGCGACTGCGGCCCTCAGCTGGAGGCGGCGCTCGAAGCGGTGGCCGCCGAAGGCCGCGGTGTGGTGCTCTACATCCGCGGCCACGAGGGCCGCGGCATCGGCCTGCTGCACAAGCTGCAGGCGTACCAGCTGCAGGACGACGGCGCCGACACCGTCGACGCCAACCTGGCGCTCGGCGTCCCGGCCGACGCCCGCGACTACGGCACCGGTGCGCAGATCCTGTGCGACCTCGGCGTCCGCACCATGCGACTGCTGTCGAACAACCCGGCCAAGCGGATCGGCCTCGAGGGCTACGGCTTGCGCGTCACCGGGCGGGTGCCGCTGCCGATCTCGCCGAACCCGGAGAACCTGCGCTACCTGCGGACCAAGCGCGACCGGATGGGCCACGACCTGGCCCAGCTGGAGCACTACGACCAGGTCGGCGCGGGCCCGGAGCACCCCGACGGAGGAGCACTGTGA
- a CDS encoding sensor histidine kinase, with translation MPGFVRSLLRPGGYRGLPYAVLGAALTVPVAPFAMPWALLSPAGRPRVLLALTALAALLGLLGLLGPVRRFGVAAANGLLGTSLPSPGRARSAWPERLRSGAWLVLHAGFGGLLVVLDGLLAFGVLSVAMWLRGDQDEFVFFGVTTVAGSWTVPVAMVMLALAMVVTVAATRGFRAGAEALLGPSAAERAALAERRAAVLAQRNRLARELHDSIGHTLTTSTIQAAAAADLVETDPAQARRALGTIEEASRSALEDLDHVLGLLREEPAAKEPARTLTEVDVLAVRAREAGLDVRLAVAGPVAALPAAVSREGYRIVQEGLTNALRHAGPGAVDVRVEAGPDHLAIVVVNALPGGSPRPGRRGLAGLAERVEALRGELDAGPDGERWRLRATIPLRTGA, from the coding sequence ATGCCCGGTTTCGTGAGATCCCTGCTGCGCCCCGGTGGCTACCGCGGCCTGCCCTATGCCGTGCTCGGTGCGGCACTGACCGTCCCGGTGGCGCCGTTCGCGATGCCGTGGGCCCTGCTGAGCCCGGCCGGACGGCCGCGCGTCCTGCTCGCACTGACCGCGCTGGCGGCGTTGCTGGGATTGCTGGGGCTCCTGGGACCGGTGCGGCGGTTCGGCGTCGCCGCCGCGAACGGCCTGCTGGGCACGTCGCTGCCGTCGCCCGGGCGGGCGCGGTCCGCCTGGCCGGAGCGGCTGCGGTCCGGGGCGTGGCTGGTCCTGCACGCCGGGTTCGGCGGCCTCCTGGTGGTCCTCGACGGCCTCCTCGCGTTCGGCGTCCTTTCCGTCGCGATGTGGCTGCGCGGCGATCAGGACGAGTTCGTGTTCTTCGGCGTGACCACCGTCGCCGGGTCGTGGACAGTGCCGGTCGCGATGGTCATGCTCGCGCTTGCGATGGTCGTTACGGTCGCCGCGACCCGGGGCTTCCGGGCCGGCGCCGAAGCCTTGCTGGGCCCGTCCGCCGCCGAGCGCGCGGCCTTGGCCGAACGCCGCGCCGCCGTGCTGGCCCAGCGCAACCGGCTGGCCCGCGAGCTGCACGACTCGATCGGGCACACGCTCACGACGTCGACCATCCAGGCGGCGGCCGCAGCCGACCTGGTCGAGACCGACCCGGCCCAGGCACGGCGGGCACTCGGCACGATCGAAGAAGCGTCTCGAAGCGCCCTCGAGGACCTCGACCACGTCCTCGGCCTGCTGCGCGAAGAACCCGCCGCGAAGGAGCCGGCGCGGACGCTGACCGAGGTCGACGTCCTCGCCGTGCGCGCCCGGGAAGCCGGGCTCGACGTCCGGCTGGCCGTCGCCGGGCCGGTCGCCGCGCTGCCCGCGGCGGTGTCGCGCGAGGGGTACCGGATCGTGCAGGAGGGCCTGACCAACGCGCTGCGGCACGCCGGCCCGGGCGCGGTCGACGTCCGCGTCGAGGCCGGGCCGGACCACCTGGCGATCGTGGTCGTCAACGCGCTGCCCGGCGGGTCGCCGCGGCCGGGGCGGCGCGGGCTGGCCGGGCTCGCGGAGCGCGTCGAAGCCCTGCGCGGCGAACTCGACGCCGGCCCGGACGGCGAGCGGTGGCGGCTGCGCGCGACCATCCCGCTGCGGACCGGCGCATGA
- a CDS encoding response regulator transcription factor, with translation MTPTVLLADDEPLVRAGLRALLAQQGITVVGEAADGAEVLPAVRRTRPDVVLMDVRMPGTDGIAATRQLLAELAEPPKVLVVTTFDNDDYVHEALLAGAGGFLLKRARKEEIAHAVRTVAAGESLLFPEAIRRLVSGRPPGGKYTRAAKRLTRREAEVLRLVATGLSNQDIAAALVISLETVKTHVGNIFGKLGATSRSQAVVIAYEAGVVHPGHLAGR, from the coding sequence ATGACGCCGACCGTGCTGCTGGCCGACGACGAGCCGCTGGTCCGCGCCGGCCTGCGGGCGCTGCTGGCGCAGCAGGGCATCACCGTGGTCGGCGAGGCGGCCGACGGCGCCGAGGTGCTGCCCGCCGTGCGCCGCACGCGGCCCGACGTCGTGCTGATGGACGTCCGGATGCCGGGCACGGACGGCATCGCAGCGACCCGGCAGTTGCTCGCCGAACTGGCCGAGCCGCCGAAGGTCCTGGTCGTCACGACGTTCGACAACGACGACTACGTGCACGAGGCGCTGCTGGCCGGCGCCGGCGGGTTCCTGCTGAAGCGGGCGCGCAAGGAGGAGATCGCGCACGCCGTCCGGACCGTCGCCGCCGGGGAGTCGCTGCTGTTCCCCGAGGCGATCCGGCGGCTCGTGAGCGGGCGTCCGCCCGGCGGGAAGTACACGCGGGCGGCGAAGAGGCTCACCCGGCGCGAAGCCGAGGTGCTGCGGCTGGTCGCCACCGGACTGTCCAACCAGGACATCGCGGCCGCGCTCGTGATCAGCCTGGAGACGGTGAAGACGCACGTGGGCAACATCTTCGGCAAGCTCGGCGCGACCAGCCGCAGCCAGGCCGTGGTCATCGCGTACGAAGCCGGTGTCGTGCACCCGGGGCACCTCGCCGGTCGATGA
- the uvrC gene encoding excinuclease ABC subunit UvrC, protein MADPTTYRPAPGSIPEAPGVYKFRDATKRVIYVGKAKSLRSRLNSYFADLSGLHPRTRQMVTTAASVEWTVVTTEVEALQLEYNWIKEFDPRFNVRYRDDKSYPVLAVTLNEEFPRLHVYRGARKKGVRYFGPYSHAWAIRETLDLLLRVFPARTCSAGVFRRHGQIGRPCLLGYIDKCSAPCVGRVSADEHRDIVEDFCDFLAGKTDVMIKRLEAEMAAASADLEFERAARLRDDLGALRRAMEKQAVVFGDGTDADVVAFAHDELEAAVQVFHVRGGRVRGQRGWVIDKAEEMDVPALVDHFLTQFYGDEAELDARDDVDAGPVVPREVLVPELPADADALAEWLTGLRGSRVQLRVPQRGDKKALAETVERNAGEAFTQHKLRRAGDLTARSAALTELQEFLGLDTAPLRIECIDISHIQGSDVVASLVVFEDGLARKSEYRRFALREAAEEGDVASIAEVVRRRFYRYLKETAEEADSSKPGLDPETGRPKKFAYPPNLLVVDGAGPQATAAADVLAELGITDISVIGLAKRLEEVWLPADPDPVILPRTSEGLYLLQRLRDEAHRFAITYHREKRSKRLVTSELDSVPGLGQARRTALIKHFGSVKKLKQARIEEIEAVPGFGRRTAEAVVAALAGESGASNGTQAGE, encoded by the coding sequence GTGGCTGACCCGACCACCTACCGACCCGCTCCGGGAAGCATCCCGGAGGCCCCTGGCGTGTACAAGTTCCGCGACGCGACCAAGCGGGTCATCTACGTCGGCAAGGCGAAAAGCCTGCGCAGCAGGCTGAACTCCTACTTCGCCGACCTCTCCGGCCTGCACCCGCGCACGCGGCAGATGGTCACCACGGCCGCGAGCGTCGAGTGGACCGTCGTCACGACCGAGGTCGAGGCGCTGCAGCTCGAGTACAACTGGATCAAGGAGTTCGACCCGCGGTTCAACGTTCGCTACCGCGACGACAAGAGCTACCCGGTGCTCGCGGTGACGCTGAACGAGGAGTTCCCGCGCCTGCACGTCTACCGCGGCGCCCGCAAGAAGGGTGTCCGGTACTTCGGGCCGTACTCGCACGCGTGGGCCATCCGCGAGACGCTGGACCTGCTGCTGCGTGTCTTCCCGGCCCGCACCTGCTCGGCCGGGGTGTTCCGGCGCCACGGCCAGATCGGCCGCCCGTGCCTGCTCGGCTACATCGACAAGTGCTCGGCGCCGTGCGTCGGCCGCGTCTCGGCCGACGAGCACCGCGACATCGTCGAGGACTTCTGTGACTTCCTCGCCGGCAAGACCGACGTCATGATCAAACGCCTCGAAGCCGAGATGGCGGCCGCGTCGGCGGACCTCGAGTTCGAGCGCGCCGCGCGGCTGCGCGACGACCTCGGCGCGCTGCGCCGCGCCATGGAGAAGCAGGCCGTCGTGTTCGGCGACGGCACGGACGCCGACGTCGTGGCCTTCGCGCACGACGAGCTGGAAGCCGCGGTCCAGGTCTTCCACGTGCGCGGCGGCCGGGTCCGCGGCCAGCGCGGCTGGGTGATCGACAAGGCCGAGGAGATGGACGTCCCGGCGCTCGTCGACCACTTCCTCACCCAGTTCTACGGCGACGAGGCCGAGCTGGACGCCCGCGACGACGTGGACGCCGGGCCGGTCGTCCCGCGCGAGGTGCTGGTCCCGGAGCTGCCCGCGGACGCCGACGCGCTCGCGGAGTGGCTGACCGGGCTGCGGGGATCGCGGGTGCAGCTGAGGGTGCCGCAGCGCGGCGACAAGAAGGCGCTGGCCGAGACCGTGGAGCGCAACGCGGGGGAGGCGTTCACCCAGCACAAGCTGCGCCGCGCCGGCGACCTGACCGCGCGCTCGGCGGCGCTCACCGAGCTGCAGGAGTTTCTGGGCCTCGACACCGCACCGCTGCGCATCGAGTGCATCGACATCAGCCACATCCAGGGCAGTGACGTCGTGGCGTCACTCGTCGTCTTCGAGGACGGGCTCGCGCGCAAGTCCGAGTACCGGCGCTTCGCGCTGCGCGAGGCGGCCGAAGAGGGTGACGTCGCGTCGATCGCCGAGGTGGTGCGAAGGCGGTTCTACCGCTACCTGAAGGAGACCGCCGAAGAGGCCGATTCGTCGAAGCCCGGTCTCGACCCGGAGACCGGCCGGCCGAAGAAGTTCGCGTACCCGCCGAACCTGCTGGTCGTCGACGGCGCGGGCCCGCAAGCCACCGCGGCCGCGGACGTGCTGGCCGAGCTGGGCATCACCGACATCTCCGTCATCGGGCTGGCCAAGCGGCTGGAAGAGGTCTGGCTGCCCGCCGACCCCGACCCGGTGATCCTGCCGCGGACGTCGGAGGGGCTGTACCTGCTGCAGCGCCTGCGCGACGAAGCCCACCGGTTCGCCATCACCTACCACCGCGAGAAGCGCTCCAAGCGGCTGGTGACGTCCGAATTGGACAGTGTGCCCGGGCTGGGGCAGGCTCGCCGTACCGCCCTGATCAAGCACTTCGGCTCGGTGAAGAAGCTCAAGCAGGCCAGGATCGAAGAGATCGAGGCGGTGCCCGGCTTCGGCAGGCGCACCGCGGAGGCCGTGGTCGCCGCGCTGGCCGGGGAGTCCGGCGCGAGCAACGGCACGCAAGCAGGGGAGTAG
- a CDS encoding riboflavin synthase yields the protein MFTGIVEEIGEVTAVEQLTNAARLRVRGPLVTSDAGHGDSIAVSGVCLTVVDVADGEFTVDVVNETLQRSSLAKVATGDRVNLERATPAGGRLGGHIMQGHVDGTGVFLGRDENGVTTFALPEHLSRYVVEKGSIAVDGVSLTVAAIRDDQFAVALIPTTLEVTTLGRREPGDPVNLEVDVVAKYVEKLAGAHIRDQVHNRDGGTEERS from the coding sequence GTGTTCACCGGCATAGTCGAGGAGATCGGCGAGGTCACCGCGGTCGAGCAGCTGACCAACGCGGCACGGCTGCGGGTCCGCGGCCCGCTGGTCACCAGCGACGCCGGGCACGGCGACTCGATCGCGGTCAGCGGCGTGTGCCTCACGGTCGTCGACGTGGCCGACGGCGAGTTCACCGTCGACGTCGTGAACGAGACGCTGCAGCGCTCGAGCCTGGCGAAGGTCGCGACCGGCGACCGGGTCAACCTGGAACGCGCCACCCCGGCCGGCGGCCGGCTCGGCGGGCACATCATGCAGGGCCACGTCGACGGGACCGGCGTGTTCCTCGGCCGCGACGAGAACGGCGTCACGACGTTCGCGCTGCCGGAGCACCTGTCCCGGTACGTGGTCGAAAAGGGCTCGATCGCGGTCGACGGCGTCTCCCTGACGGTCGCGGCGATCCGCGACGACCAGTTCGCGGTCGCGCTGATCCCGACCACCCTCGAGGTCACCACCCTCGGCCGCCGCGAGCCCGGCGACCCGGTCAACCTCGAGGTCGACGTGGTCGCGAAGTACGTGGAGAAGCTGGCGGGGGCACACATCCGCGACCAGGTGCACAATCGGGACGGCGGCACGGAGGAGCGGTCATGA
- a CDS encoding PH domain-containing protein — protein sequence MSVQTLLVVRPRRALIACSVLAVALLAVFVVVAVLLRNGDTGVHFQRSDQAAMIGIGILLACGVMLFAIARVRADEDGIEVRNVLITRRFAWTEVLSVSFPDGASWARLELPDDEYHAVMAIQAVDRARAVEAVRALRKLHRAATGG from the coding sequence GTGAGCGTGCAGACTCTCCTGGTGGTCCGCCCCCGGCGCGCGCTGATCGCCTGCAGCGTGCTGGCGGTGGCGCTGCTGGCGGTGTTCGTGGTGGTGGCGGTGCTGCTGCGCAACGGCGACACGGGCGTCCACTTCCAGCGTTCCGACCAGGCGGCGATGATCGGCATCGGCATCCTGCTGGCGTGCGGCGTGATGCTGTTCGCGATCGCCCGGGTGCGGGCCGACGAAGACGGCATCGAGGTCCGGAACGTGCTGATCACGCGGCGGTTCGCGTGGACCGAGGTACTTTCGGTGAGCTTCCCGGACGGCGCGTCCTGGGCCCGGCTGGAGCTGCCGGACGACGAGTACCACGCGGTGATGGCCATCCAGGCCGTGGACCGGGCCCGGGCGGTGGAAGCGGTGCGGGCGCTGCGGAAACTGCACCGCGCAGCCACCGGCGGTTAG
- the ribH gene encoding 6,7-dimethyl-8-ribityllumazine synthase, producing MSGDGRPDVSLDLTGCKSLKLGIVATRWNADITDVLLERALAAAREAELEDEPTVVHVAGAIELPVVAQALARNHDAVVALGVVIRGGTPHFEYVCDAVTAGLTRVALDESTPVGNGVLTCDTQEQALDRSGRPGAKEDKGYEAAVAALDSAHVLRSLRQPWTERGFV from the coding sequence GTGAGCGGCGACGGCCGTCCTGACGTTTCGCTGGACCTGACCGGCTGCAAGTCACTGAAGCTCGGCATCGTCGCCACCCGCTGGAACGCCGACATCACCGACGTCCTGCTGGAGCGCGCGCTGGCCGCGGCCCGCGAGGCCGAGCTGGAGGACGAGCCGACCGTGGTCCACGTGGCGGGCGCGATCGAGCTGCCGGTGGTGGCGCAGGCGCTGGCCCGCAACCACGACGCGGTGGTCGCGCTGGGCGTCGTCATCCGCGGCGGCACCCCGCACTTCGAGTACGTCTGCGACGCGGTGACGGCGGGCCTGACCCGGGTGGCTTTGGACGAGAGCACTCCAGTCGGCAACGGCGTCCTGACGTGCGACACGCAGGAGCAGGCGCTCGACCGTTCGGGGCGTCCGGGAGCCAAGGAAGACAAGGGTTACGAGGCGGCCGTGGCGGCCCTGGACTCCGCGCACGTGCTGCGGAGCCTGCGCCAGCCGTGGACCGAGCGGGGATTCGTGTGA
- a CDS encoding exodeoxyribonuclease III yields MRIATWNVNSIVPRLPRVLEFLEQTAPDVLCLQELKNATEKFPFAEVEALGYEVAAHGLGRWNGAGIVSRVGLADVVRGLPDEPSFEGAAEARAVGATCGGVRVWSVYVPNGREPDSPHYAYKLEWLEALRSLVSSELSSAGPFAVLGDFNVAPTDADVWDIAVFAESTHVTPPEREALARLRKLGLSDVFPRPLKYDHPFTYWDYRAGNFPNNKGMRIDLVYGNEAFASAVTDSYVDRNARKGKGPSDHAPIVVDLDL; encoded by the coding sequence ATGCGGATCGCCACCTGGAACGTGAACTCCATCGTCCCCCGCCTGCCGCGCGTGCTGGAGTTCCTGGAGCAGACGGCGCCGGACGTGCTGTGCCTGCAGGAGCTGAAGAACGCGACGGAGAAGTTCCCGTTCGCCGAGGTCGAGGCGCTGGGCTACGAGGTCGCCGCGCACGGGCTCGGGCGCTGGAACGGCGCGGGGATCGTGTCGCGGGTGGGGCTGGCCGACGTGGTGCGCGGGCTGCCGGACGAGCCTTCGTTCGAGGGAGCCGCCGAGGCGCGTGCTGTGGGTGCGACGTGTGGGGGCGTGCGGGTGTGGTCGGTGTACGTGCCGAACGGGCGCGAGCCGGACAGCCCGCACTACGCGTACAAGCTGGAGTGGCTGGAGGCGTTGCGGTCGCTGGTTTCTTCGGAGCTGTCGTCTGCCGGGCCGTTCGCGGTGCTGGGTGACTTCAACGTGGCGCCGACCGACGCGGATGTGTGGGACATCGCGGTGTTCGCGGAGTCGACGCACGTGACTCCCCCGGAGCGCGAGGCCTTGGCGCGGCTGCGGAAGCTGGGGTTGTCGGACGTCTTCCCGAGGCCGCTGAAGTACGACCACCCGTTCACGTACTGGGACTACCGGGCGGGGAACTTCCCGAACAACAAGGGCATGCGGATCGATCTGGTGTACGGGAACGAGGCGTTCGCTTCCGCCGTCACGGATTCCTATGTGGACCGCAACGCGCGGAAGGGGAAGGGCCCGTCGGACCACGCGCCGATCGTGGTGGACCTGGACCTCTGA
- a CDS encoding SecDF P1 head subdomain-containing protein: MRFAVFLSAVALLTLSAGCDAVVSGQAVPASERPSSAARISGTTSLEFRKVVANASRVGGVGTGPPPSQAARQSLDTAEQTAAVRAIDCTPGRADPLAGHDDRALPLVTCGRTDNTAYLLEPEFLPGSEVTTATSGYDQRNQRWTVDLTFNAEGTKIWADFTSKNINQQVAIVLDSQVISAPNIQVAILDGVTQIGGKFTEQSARQLARQISGG; the protein is encoded by the coding sequence ATGCGCTTCGCGGTGTTTCTCTCGGCGGTGGCCCTGCTGACGTTATCGGCCGGGTGCGACGCCGTCGTCAGCGGACAGGCCGTTCCCGCGTCGGAAAGGCCGTCGTCCGCCGCGCGGATCAGCGGCACGACATCGCTGGAGTTCCGCAAGGTCGTGGCCAACGCTTCGCGAGTCGGCGGCGTCGGAACCGGCCCACCGCCCTCACAAGCCGCCCGGCAAAGCCTCGACACTGCCGAGCAGACGGCGGCCGTGCGGGCGATCGACTGCACGCCCGGCAGAGCCGATCCGCTGGCCGGTCACGACGACCGCGCCCTACCGCTGGTCACGTGCGGGAGAACCGACAACACGGCCTACTTGCTCGAACCCGAATTCCTCCCGGGCAGCGAGGTGACCACCGCGACGTCCGGCTACGACCAGCGAAACCAGCGGTGGACTGTGGATCTGACGTTCAATGCGGAGGGCACGAAGATCTGGGCCGACTTCACCAGCAAGAACATCAACCAGCAGGTCGCGATCGTCTTGGACAGCCAGGTCATCTCGGCGCCGAACATCCAAGTCGCGATTCTCGACGGAGTGACGCAGATCGGCGGCAAGTTCACCGAACAGAGTGCTCGGCAACTGGCCCGCCAGATCTCGGGAGGCTAA